Proteins from a genomic interval of Myxococcota bacterium:
- a CDS encoding SIS domain-containing protein: MTGPEDSLLAREIFAQPELLAQFCAQQGERTIELGAQLGARRPAGVLIAARGSSDHAAVFAKYLFGARLGVPVALAAPSLITLYERELRLDRWIAIGISQSGASPDVVRVIADARAQGCVTLAITDRLESPLAAASEHVVGLGLGGERAVAATASFTTSLLALAHLASGWRGEEDRELERAAGLAERALALNAAARKLAEALAPHPACAVVGRGFGYPVALEWALKLKELAGVFAEPFSAADYRHGPIALAQSGAPVFAIELHGPAAPDVRRLAAELLERGARIVRVASESDADLCTPAAPEWLAPIPAAIAGQLLAFWLARARGRDPDKPAGLKKVTRTL; this comes from the coding sequence CGCGCAGCTGGGCGCGCGCCGCCCCGCGGGCGTGCTGATCGCGGCGCGCGGCAGCTCGGACCACGCCGCGGTGTTCGCGAAGTATCTGTTCGGCGCGCGGCTCGGCGTGCCGGTCGCGCTGGCCGCGCCGTCGCTGATCACGCTCTACGAGCGCGAGCTGCGGCTCGACCGCTGGATCGCGATCGGCATCTCCCAATCGGGTGCCTCGCCCGACGTGGTGCGCGTGATCGCCGACGCGCGCGCGCAGGGCTGCGTGACGCTCGCGATCACCGACCGGCTCGAGTCACCGCTGGCCGCCGCGTCGGAGCACGTGGTCGGGCTCGGGCTCGGCGGCGAGCGCGCCGTGGCGGCCACGGCCTCGTTCACCACCAGCCTGCTCGCGCTCGCGCACCTGGCCTCCGGCTGGCGCGGCGAGGAGGACCGCGAGCTCGAGCGCGCCGCCGGCCTGGCCGAGCGCGCGCTCGCGCTGAACGCCGCCGCGCGCAAGCTCGCCGAGGCGCTCGCGCCGCACCCCGCCTGCGCCGTGGTGGGGCGCGGCTTCGGCTATCCCGTGGCGCTCGAGTGGGCGCTCAAGCTGAAGGAGCTCGCGGGCGTGTTCGCCGAGCCGTTCTCGGCCGCCGACTACCGGCACGGCCCGATCGCGCTGGCGCAGAGCGGCGCCCCGGTGTTCGCCATCGAGCTGCACGGCCCGGCCGCGCCCGACGTGCGCCGCCTCGCCGCGGAGCTGCTCGAGCGCGGCGCGCGCATCGTGCGCGTGGCCAGCGAGAGCGACGCAGATCTGTGTACCCCCGCCGCGCCCGAGTGGCTCGCGCCCATTCCCGCGGCGATCGCCGGTCAGCTGCTCGCCTTCTGGCTCGCGCGCGCGCGCGGCCGAGACCCCGACAAGCCGGCAGGCCTGAAGAAGGTCACTCGAACGCTTTGA